Proteins encoded together in one Hymenobacter monticola window:
- a CDS encoding DUF7948 domain-containing protein, whose translation MHQKITLQLGLLLASLPALAGNPAPVGPPPASAIEFVANRNQWEKPVLFAADVHAGRLFLERGRLVQSLYDSKQVEKLHELSARVSNKQRVRAHAYSTTFLGASAQAAVQGEAKLPGLNNYFLGNDKSRWASNVPGYGEVRYAALYPGIDLHFYSKERVLEYDFEVAAGADASRIALRYEGQTKLQIVKGALNISTTVGTVVEQRPYAYQLVDGRRQRVACDYALGKDNTVTFALPQGYNHRLPLVIDPVLVYSTYTGSTSNFGFTATYDSVGNLYAGGTVFGVGYPTTVGAYDVSFNSGIDMGIMKFDPRATTGPASRVYATYMGGTGSDYPHSLVVDRNNNLIILGSTNSGNYPTTPGAYDTTLGGTDIVLTKLNAAGSALVGSTFLGGSGLDGQLQDPSPLRVNYGDYYRGDVTVDRNNNIFIASMTSSTNFPVTSTNFQSTSGGGASDGVVCKLNATLTSLIWSSYLGGSGADAAYSVQIDSVNNVFVAGGTSSPNFPGVQAGFRSTYQGGSSDGFVARISAAGDDLTQSTYLGTSAYDQVHFVQLNRFGEVYTYGQTLGNYPVTAGTYSNPGSRQFIQKLNARLTAGVYSTVIGNGPGSTVNLSPTAFLVDNCGQIMISGWTSQGNMPITPNAIQSTGGSGTSSNGIGAYFYIGQLSANAQTLVYGTYFGNGNCHVDGGTSRFDKRGIIYQSMCAGGGSGNVLTTPNAWSATNPGGYNNAAFKMDVLQLSAEFVPTLTATSTIRQANLCAPATFYFNRPAATGTSTLWNFGNGQTSTLANNATITYTQPGKYAVRLTVFDVNNCLQSVSTVDTVTVYAVPQPRVAPSSRQTICVNSSVTLSATNLATGTPNVTYTWTTPGQPPLTGASVTARPLVTTRYTVTANTPANVGGCSGTDTVTVRVIPRLVVVAGPARTICPGTATTLSVADAGTGATYTWTAPGQPTLTGRTVTVSPTTSVRYLVRVVNSTGCVGRDSVQFTVPPAPVLAATASAPNLVGKPVTFTNTTTGATSYRWDFGDNTPTTTEVNPSHIYATANPKPGYQARLTAIYGPGCEASLIVPVPVRGFDLPNVITPNGDQQNDTFRPFVTTEKVDIQIFNRWGRKVFEQANYSDGWGSDAELAAGVYYYRLVSASGESWKGWIEVVK comes from the coding sequence ATGCATCAAAAAATTACTTTACAGTTGGGGCTGCTACTGGCTTCGCTGCCCGCCCTGGCGGGAAACCCCGCGCCCGTAGGTCCACCCCCGGCCAGCGCTATTGAGTTTGTGGCCAACCGGAACCAGTGGGAAAAACCCGTTTTGTTTGCCGCCGATGTGCATGCGGGCCGCCTGTTTTTGGAGCGCGGCCGCTTGGTGCAGTCGCTCTACGACAGCAAGCAGGTAGAGAAGCTGCACGAGTTGTCGGCACGGGTTTCGAACAAGCAGCGCGTTCGGGCGCATGCCTACTCCACCACGTTTTTAGGGGCCAGCGCCCAGGCCGCCGTGCAGGGCGAAGCAAAGCTGCCGGGTTTGAATAACTACTTCCTGGGCAACGACAAGAGCCGCTGGGCCAGCAACGTGCCGGGCTACGGCGAGGTGCGCTACGCAGCGCTTTACCCTGGCATCGACCTGCATTTCTACAGCAAGGAGCGGGTGCTGGAATACGATTTTGAAGTGGCCGCCGGGGCCGATGCCTCGCGCATTGCCCTGCGCTACGAGGGCCAGACCAAGTTGCAAATCGTGAAGGGGGCCCTGAACATCAGTACTACGGTGGGCACCGTGGTGGAGCAGCGCCCCTACGCCTACCAGCTGGTGGACGGCCGCCGGCAACGCGTGGCCTGCGACTACGCGCTGGGCAAGGACAACACCGTCACTTTTGCCCTCCCGCAGGGCTACAACCACCGCCTGCCGCTGGTGATTGACCCCGTGCTGGTGTATTCCACCTACACGGGCTCGACCAGCAACTTCGGCTTCACGGCTACCTACGATTCGGTGGGCAACCTCTACGCGGGGGGCACGGTGTTTGGCGTGGGCTACCCCACCACCGTGGGGGCCTACGACGTGAGCTTTAACAGCGGCATCGACATGGGCATCATGAAGTTTGACCCGCGCGCCACCACGGGCCCGGCCAGCCGGGTGTATGCCACCTACATGGGCGGAACCGGCAGCGACTACCCGCACAGCCTCGTGGTGGACCGCAACAACAACCTGATTATTCTGGGCTCAACCAACTCTGGCAACTACCCCACCACGCCGGGCGCCTACGACACCACCCTGGGCGGAACCGACATCGTGCTCACGAAGCTGAATGCCGCGGGCTCGGCGTTGGTGGGCTCGACGTTTCTGGGGGGAAGCGGCCTCGATGGCCAGCTGCAGGACCCCAGCCCGCTGCGGGTGAACTACGGCGACTACTACCGGGGCGACGTAACGGTGGACCGGAACAACAACATCTTCATCGCCTCAATGACGTCTTCGACCAACTTTCCGGTCACCAGCACCAATTTCCAATCCACCAGCGGCGGCGGCGCCAGCGACGGCGTGGTGTGCAAACTGAATGCAACGCTAACCAGCCTCATCTGGAGCTCTTACTTGGGCGGTTCCGGCGCCGATGCGGCCTATTCGGTGCAGATTGACAGCGTGAACAACGTGTTTGTGGCCGGTGGTACGTCGAGCCCCAATTTCCCGGGGGTGCAGGCCGGTTTCCGGAGCACCTACCAAGGCGGTTCGTCCGATGGCTTTGTGGCGCGCATTTCGGCGGCCGGCGACGACCTGACCCAGAGCACGTACCTGGGCACGTCGGCCTACGACCAAGTGCACTTTGTGCAGCTCAACCGCTTCGGCGAAGTATATACCTACGGGCAAACACTGGGAAACTACCCCGTGACGGCGGGCACGTACTCGAACCCCGGCAGCCGGCAGTTCATTCAGAAGCTGAACGCCCGCCTCACTGCCGGCGTCTATTCTACGGTCATCGGCAACGGCCCGGGTTCCACCGTAAACCTGTCGCCCACGGCCTTCTTGGTGGATAACTGCGGCCAGATTATGATTTCGGGCTGGACTTCCCAAGGCAATATGCCCATCACCCCCAACGCTATTCAGAGCACGGGCGGTTCGGGGACTTCTTCCAATGGCATCGGGGCTTACTTCTACATCGGGCAGCTCTCGGCCAACGCCCAGACGCTGGTGTACGGCACCTATTTTGGCAACGGCAACTGCCACGTCGACGGCGGCACGTCGCGCTTCGACAAGCGCGGCATTATTTACCAGTCGATGTGCGCCGGTGGCGGCAGCGGCAACGTGCTCACCACGCCCAACGCCTGGTCGGCCACCAACCCGGGCGGCTACAACAACGCGGCGTTCAAGATGGACGTGCTGCAGCTCAGCGCCGAGTTTGTGCCCACCCTCACGGCCACCAGCACCATCCGCCAGGCCAACCTGTGTGCCCCGGCCACGTTCTACTTCAACCGGCCGGCCGCCACGGGCACCAGCACGCTCTGGAACTTCGGTAATGGCCAAACCTCCACGCTGGCCAACAATGCCACCATCACCTACACCCAGCCCGGCAAATACGCCGTGCGCCTCACGGTATTCGACGTGAACAACTGCCTGCAAAGCGTGAGCACCGTGGATACCGTGACGGTGTATGCCGTGCCGCAGCCCCGCGTGGCCCCCAGCAGCCGCCAGACCATCTGCGTCAATTCTTCCGTCACGCTCTCGGCCACCAACCTGGCCACGGGCACGCCCAACGTCACCTACACCTGGACGACCCCCGGCCAGCCGCCCCTCACGGGCGCCAGCGTGACGGCGCGGCCGCTCGTGACCACCCGCTACACCGTGACGGCCAATACGCCCGCCAACGTGGGCGGCTGCTCGGGCACCGATACCGTGACGGTGCGCGTCATTCCCCGCCTGGTGGTGGTGGCCGGTCCGGCCCGCACCATCTGCCCCGGCACCGCTACCACCCTCTCCGTAGCTGACGCCGGCACCGGCGCTACCTACACCTGGACGGCGCCCGGCCAGCCCACCCTCACGGGCCGCACGGTGACAGTTAGCCCCACCACCAGCGTGCGTTACCTGGTGCGCGTGGTGAACTCCACGGGCTGCGTGGGCCGCGACTCGGTGCAGTTCACCGTGCCGCCCGCGCCCGTGCTGGCCGCCACTGCCAGCGCCCCCAACCTGGTGGGCAAGCCGGTTACGTTCACCAACACCACCACCGGGGCCACCAGCTACCGCTGGGATTTTGGCGACAACACGCCCACCACGACCGAAGTGAATCCCTCGCACATTTACGCCACGGCCAACCCCAAACCCGGCTACCAGGCCCGCCTGACGGCCATCTACGGCCCGGGCTGCGAGGCTTCGCTGATTGTGCCCGTACCCGTGCGCGGCTTCGACCTGCCCAACGTCATCACGCCCAACGGCGACCAGCAGAACGATACGTTCCGCCCGTTTGTGACCACGGAGAAGGTGGATATTCAGATTTTCAACCGTTGGGGCCGCAAGGTTTTCGAGCAGGCAAACTACAGCGATGGCTGGGGTAGCGATGCCGAACTGGCCGCTGGCGTGTACTACTACCGCCTCGTGAGCGCCAGCGGCGAAAGCTGGAAAGGCTGGATTGAAGTGGTGAAATAG
- a CDS encoding efflux RND transporter permease subunit, translated as MWEQLAVFIIRFRLSLVAVLAAITVFMAYKAKDVEMTYDFAQVVSEQDPDMVYFKQFKRTFGEDGNVLVIGMQDSSVYRLGNFNEFRILTDTLAKVQGVNGVLSVSKLLNISKDTATNSFKAAPIFKNPPHSQKELDSLMRVVNSVEFYKGQLISPTTGATLLALTMDPKYLNSSKRQAVMNNILGFAAQFEKKTSIKLHYAGLPYVRSTMTSKVAGEMKFFTILAMIVTGITLLVFFRTWSAVLFPLIVVGITVIWCIGSIVLLGFKINLLTGLIPSIIIVIGIPNCTYLLSRYHYDYRKSGNQMLAMTRVIRKIGLVTLMNNTTTAVGFIVFAFTDIAILYQFGLVATINIFAAFVISFILIPAVFTYLPPPTPKQLEHLDATPLTKLLEFFDHLVLDRRPTVYIAALVLVAGAAIGISRIEAVSYMVDDLPKKSSVNSDLAFFESHFNGVMPLEFEVDTHKKKGLFKLKNLEKIDQFEKFLRTQPELSPPVSLVTFLKASTQAFYNGNPSFYRLPDNSEKNFILSALANSGGSTGGAGMNSKLLRSFIDSTSQKARISLKIADIGSQNLDTLMNTKIIPEMNRVFKGTGMDIRPTGTTIIFTKGNEYVINTLKESLFMAFGLVGLVVLILFRSFKTVLFALVPNAVTLILTAGIMGYFNIALKPSTALIFVIALGIDGDNSIHLLAKFRQEMAANGGRVRDAVSVTLSEAGTSMIYTSIVLFVGFSIFAFSEFGGTKALGMLMAASLLITNFSNLILLPSLLVTFEHGKSGDMDHNALIRHYDESYHEEDDDADLNLKEMHKASDYEGDYSI; from the coding sequence ATGTGGGAACAGCTCGCCGTCTTCATCATCCGGTTTCGCCTGTCGCTGGTTGCAGTGCTGGCCGCCATCACCGTGTTCATGGCCTACAAAGCCAAGGACGTGGAAATGACCTACGACTTCGCCCAGGTGGTGAGCGAGCAGGACCCAGACATGGTTTACTTCAAGCAGTTCAAGCGGACCTTTGGCGAGGACGGCAACGTGCTGGTTATCGGGATGCAGGACAGCTCGGTGTACCGGCTGGGCAACTTCAACGAGTTTCGTATTCTGACCGATACGCTGGCCAAGGTGCAGGGCGTGAACGGCGTGCTGAGCGTGAGCAAGCTGCTCAATATCAGCAAAGACACGGCCACGAACAGCTTCAAAGCCGCGCCCATTTTCAAGAATCCGCCCCACTCGCAGAAAGAGCTCGACAGCCTGATGCGGGTGGTGAACAGCGTGGAGTTCTACAAGGGCCAGCTCATTAGCCCCACCACGGGCGCCACGCTGCTGGCCCTCACCATGGACCCCAAGTACCTGAATTCCTCGAAGCGGCAGGCGGTGATGAACAACATCCTGGGCTTTGCGGCGCAGTTTGAGAAGAAAACCAGCATCAAGCTGCACTACGCCGGCCTGCCCTACGTGCGCTCCACGATGACGAGCAAAGTGGCCGGCGAGATGAAATTCTTCACCATCCTGGCCATGATTGTGACCGGCATCACGCTGCTGGTGTTCTTTCGGACGTGGTCGGCGGTGCTGTTTCCGCTCATCGTGGTGGGCATCACGGTTATCTGGTGCATTGGCTCCATTGTGCTGCTGGGCTTCAAAATCAACCTGTTGACGGGCCTGATTCCAAGTATCATCATCGTAATCGGCATCCCGAACTGCACCTACCTGCTCTCGCGCTACCACTACGACTACCGCAAATCGGGCAACCAGATGCTGGCCATGACGCGGGTTATCCGCAAAATCGGCCTCGTTACGCTGATGAACAACACGACCACGGCCGTGGGCTTCATCGTGTTTGCCTTTACTGATATCGCCATTCTCTACCAGTTTGGCCTGGTGGCCACCATCAATATTTTCGCGGCCTTCGTCATCAGCTTCATTCTGATTCCGGCCGTTTTTACCTACCTGCCGCCGCCCACGCCCAAGCAGCTGGAGCACCTCGACGCCACGCCGCTCACCAAGCTGCTGGAGTTCTTCGACCACTTGGTACTCGACCGCCGGCCCACGGTCTACATTGCCGCGCTGGTGCTGGTGGCGGGCGCGGCCATCGGCATCTCGCGTATCGAAGCCGTGTCGTACATGGTGGACGACTTGCCCAAGAAAAGCTCCGTGAATTCCGATTTGGCCTTCTTCGAAAGCCACTTCAACGGCGTGATGCCGCTGGAATTTGAAGTCGATACCCACAAGAAAAAGGGCCTGTTCAAGCTGAAAAACCTGGAGAAAATCGACCAGTTCGAGAAGTTCCTGCGGACGCAGCCGGAGCTGTCGCCGCCCGTCAGCCTGGTTACTTTCCTGAAAGCGAGTACGCAGGCGTTTTACAACGGCAACCCGTCGTTCTACCGTCTGCCCGATAATTCGGAAAAGAACTTCATCCTGAGTGCCTTGGCCAACTCCGGCGGCTCGACCGGCGGGGCGGGGATGAACAGCAAGCTGCTGCGCTCCTTCATCGACAGCACCAGCCAGAAGGCGCGTATCAGCCTGAAAATCGCTGACATCGGCTCCCAGAACCTGGACACGCTGATGAACACGAAAATCATCCCGGAGATGAACCGCGTCTTCAAAGGCACCGGCATGGACATTCGCCCCACGGGCACGACCATCATCTTCACCAAGGGCAACGAGTACGTTATCAATACCTTGAAAGAAAGTCTGTTCATGGCTTTCGGGCTGGTAGGACTGGTGGTGCTCATCCTGTTCCGCTCGTTCAAAACGGTGCTTTTTGCCCTTGTCCCCAATGCCGTCACGCTGATTCTCACGGCTGGCATTATGGGCTATTTCAACATCGCGCTCAAGCCCAGTACGGCTCTGATTTTCGTGATTGCGCTGGGCATTGACGGGGATAATTCCATTCACCTGCTGGCCAAGTTCCGCCAGGAAATGGCTGCCAACGGCGGCCGGGTGCGCGATGCCGTATCGGTCACGTTGAGCGAGGCGGGCACCAGCATGATATACACGAGCATCGTGTTGTTTGTAGGCTTCAGCATCTTCGCTTTCAGCGAATTCGGCGGCACCAAGGCGCTGGGAATGCTCATGGCCGCGTCGTTGTTGATAACGAACTTCTCGAACCTGATACTGTTGCCTTCTTTGCTCGTGACGTTTGAGCACGGCAAGAGCGGCGACATGGACCATAACGCCCTCATCCGTCACTATGATGAGTCGTACCACGAGGAGGACGACGACGCCGACCTGAACCTGAAAGAAATGCACAAAGCTTCTGATTACGAAGGCGATTACTCGATTTAG
- the ileS gene encoding isoleucine--tRNA ligase, with protein sequence MKYPEYKQPLNYGQLGEDILAWWKEHGIFEKSVSSREGQPTFVFYEGPPSANGAPGIHHVMARTVKDIFGRYQTLLGKQVPRKGGWDTHGLPIELQVEKELGITKEDIGKKISVEDYNQRCKETVMRFKAQWDDLTEKMGYWVDLNDPYVTFEPEYIESCWALLKKLYDKGLLYKGYTIQPYSPAAGTGLSSHELNQPGTYKDVKDTTVVAQFKVKRDEKSEKLFDAFNEGAKRWGITPDEPKIFILAWTTTPWTLPANTGLAVGKNIEYVLVRTFNQYTFEPITVLIAKNLANRYFGGNDSTKLQEHINLLADGKDYYHGSEMLALGWIEDGINGTSRHGKGEPATPQAFAEVFKKPFFAKGGLPWKIVGQFTGADLIDIKYERLFDFTPFEGQERAFRVINGDFVTTEDGTGIVHISPTFGADDFRAAQLADIPALMVPDAEGTLGPIVDRTGRYVPQMGEFAGRWVKNYDGHDESGADYKTLDESIVIKMKGDGTAFKVEKYEHTYPHCWRTDKPVLYYPLDSWFIKTTAVKDRLIELNKTINWKPESTGTGRFGNWLENLVDWNLSRSRYWGTPLPIWRTQDRTEEICIGSIAELKAEIDKAVAAEVMTHNPYANGEKVDLHRPYVDDIFLVSPTGQPMYREADLIDVWFDSGAMPYAQWHYPIENEGQFQKNFPADFIAEGVDQTRGWFFTLHALAVMLEDSVAFKNVIANGLVLAKDGQKMSKRLGNAVDPFATIKQFGPDATRWYLIANAPPWDNLKFDPAGVTEVQRRFFGTLFNTYSFYALYANLDEFQTSEFDRVPHAELSELDRWVLSKLQSLIVEARGHLDNYDPTKAARAIQDFVTDQLSNWYVRLSRRRFWKGELSADKRAAYETLQECLVVVAQLMSPIAPFFGEWLYKNMTDGMRAEAVVKNTPLATESVHLTLLVEADTARIDPKLEERMELAQRISSLAHSLRKKSVLKVRQPLQRILVPVLNDSTKEQVGLVEDLICAEINVKHIEFLDDESESGVLVKSVKPNFKRLGQQYGPRLKAVGARIQQMTAAEISKLEKEGSLAVEVDGQPITLAPDDVEIRTDDLPGWLVATDGPLTVALDVTLTDELRQEGLARELVNRLQNLRKDSGLEVQDKIRVTLADQQPELTAAVAAFGDYIRTETQALALTFAADVNGGSVLEFDDYSVPVRLEVATG encoded by the coding sequence ATGAAATACCCCGAATACAAGCAGCCGCTCAACTACGGCCAGCTCGGCGAGGACATCCTCGCCTGGTGGAAGGAGCACGGCATCTTTGAAAAGAGCGTGAGCAGCCGCGAAGGCCAGCCCACGTTCGTGTTTTACGAAGGCCCCCCGTCGGCCAACGGCGCGCCCGGCATCCACCACGTGATGGCGCGCACGGTGAAGGACATTTTCGGCCGCTACCAGACGCTGCTGGGCAAGCAAGTGCCCCGCAAAGGCGGTTGGGACACCCACGGCCTGCCCATCGAGCTGCAGGTGGAGAAGGAGCTGGGCATCACGAAGGAGGATATCGGCAAGAAAATCAGCGTGGAGGACTACAACCAGCGCTGCAAGGAAACCGTCATGCGCTTCAAGGCGCAATGGGACGACCTGACCGAGAAAATGGGCTACTGGGTCGACCTCAACGACCCCTACGTGACCTTCGAGCCGGAGTACATCGAGAGCTGCTGGGCGCTACTCAAGAAGCTCTATGACAAAGGCTTGCTCTACAAGGGCTACACCATCCAGCCGTATTCGCCGGCTGCCGGCACTGGCCTGTCGTCGCACGAGCTGAACCAGCCCGGCACCTACAAGGACGTGAAGGACACGACCGTAGTGGCGCAGTTCAAGGTGAAGCGGGATGAGAAGTCGGAGAAGCTTTTTGACGCTTTTAATGAAGGCGCTAAACGGTGGGGAATCACACCTGACGAACCGAAAATCTTTATTCTAGCTTGGACTACTACGCCTTGGACGCTTCCTGCCAATACCGGCTTAGCAGTAGGGAAGAATATCGAATATGTCTTAGTTCGGACATTCAATCAATACACGTTTGAGCCCATTACTGTTCTGATTGCTAAGAATTTAGCAAATAGGTATTTCGGTGGTAATGACTCCACGAAATTGCAAGAGCATATCAATTTATTAGCCGATGGTAAAGATTACTACCATGGCAGTGAAATGCTTGCTCTTGGTTGGATAGAGGATGGCATCAACGGGACTAGCAGGCATGGAAAAGGGGAACCTGCAACCCCTCAAGCTTTTGCAGAAGTCTTTAAGAAGCCATTTTTTGCCAAAGGAGGCTTGCCTTGGAAAATTGTCGGACAATTCACCGGCGCTGACCTCATCGACATCAAGTACGAGCGCCTGTTCGATTTCACGCCGTTTGAAGGGCAGGAGCGGGCTTTCCGCGTCATCAACGGCGACTTCGTGACCACGGAGGACGGCACGGGCATCGTGCACATCTCGCCCACGTTTGGCGCTGACGACTTCCGGGCCGCGCAGCTGGCCGACATCCCGGCGCTGATGGTGCCGGATGCCGAAGGCACGCTCGGCCCCATCGTGGACCGGACGGGCCGCTACGTGCCCCAAATGGGCGAGTTTGCGGGCCGCTGGGTGAAGAACTACGACGGCCACGACGAATCCGGCGCCGACTATAAAACGCTGGACGAGAGTATCGTCATCAAGATGAAGGGCGACGGCACGGCCTTCAAAGTGGAGAAGTACGAGCACACCTACCCGCACTGTTGGCGCACCGACAAGCCTGTGCTCTACTACCCGCTCGATTCCTGGTTCATCAAGACCACGGCGGTAAAGGACCGGCTCATCGAGCTCAACAAAACCATCAACTGGAAGCCCGAAAGCACCGGCACCGGCCGCTTCGGCAACTGGCTGGAAAACCTGGTAGACTGGAACTTAAGCCGCTCGCGCTACTGGGGCACGCCGCTGCCCATCTGGCGCACCCAGGACCGCACCGAGGAAATCTGCATCGGCAGCATCGCCGAGTTGAAGGCGGAGATTGACAAGGCCGTGGCGGCCGAAGTCATGACCCACAACCCCTACGCCAACGGCGAAAAAGTGGACCTGCACCGGCCCTACGTGGATGATATTTTCCTCGTCAGCCCCACCGGCCAGCCCATGTACCGCGAGGCCGACCTCATCGACGTATGGTTCGACAGCGGGGCCATGCCCTACGCGCAGTGGCACTATCCGATTGAAAACGAGGGCCAGTTCCAGAAGAATTTCCCCGCCGATTTCATCGCCGAAGGCGTGGACCAAACGCGCGGCTGGTTCTTCACGCTGCACGCCCTGGCCGTGATGTTGGAAGATTCCGTAGCCTTCAAAAACGTGATTGCCAACGGCTTGGTGCTCGCCAAAGACGGCCAGAAGATGAGCAAGCGCCTCGGCAACGCCGTCGACCCGTTTGCCACCATCAAGCAGTTTGGCCCCGATGCCACCCGTTGGTACCTCATCGCCAACGCGCCACCGTGGGACAACCTCAAGTTCGACCCCGCCGGCGTGACCGAAGTGCAGCGCCGCTTCTTCGGCACGCTCTTCAATACGTACTCGTTTTATGCGCTTTACGCGAACCTGGACGAGTTTCAGACCAGCGAATTCGACCGCGTGCCGCACGCCGAATTGAGCGAGCTGGACCGCTGGGTACTGAGCAAATTGCAGTCGCTGATTGTGGAAGCGCGCGGGCACCTCGACAATTACGACCCCACGAAGGCCGCCCGCGCCATCCAGGATTTCGTGACCGACCAGCTCTCGAACTGGTACGTGCGACTCTCGCGCCGCCGCTTCTGGAAAGGCGAATTGAGCGCCGACAAGCGGGCTGCCTACGAAACCCTGCAGGAATGCCTGGTGGTAGTGGCGCAGCTGATGTCGCCCATCGCGCCCTTCTTCGGCGAGTGGCTGTACAAGAACATGACCGACGGCATGCGCGCCGAAGCCGTGGTCAAAAACACGCCCCTGGCCACGGAATCGGTGCATCTGACGCTGCTGGTGGAGGCCGATACGGCCCGCATCGACCCGAAGCTGGAGGAGCGCATGGAGCTGGCCCAGCGCATCAGCTCGCTGGCCCACTCGCTGCGCAAAAAGTCGGTGCTGAAGGTGCGCCAGCCCCTGCAGCGCATCTTGGTGCCGGTGCTGAATGACTCGACCAAGGAGCAAGTCGGCCTCGTGGAGGACCTGATTTGCGCCGAAATCAACGTGAAGCACATTGAATTCCTCGACGACGAGAGCGAAAGCGGCGTGCTGGTGAAGTCGGTGAAACCCAATTTCAAGCGCCTCGGCCAGCAATACGGCCCGCGCCTGAAGGCCGTGGGCGCCCGCATTCAGCAGATGACGGCGGCCGAAATCTCGAAGCTGGAGAAGGAGGGAAGCCTCGCCGTGGAAGTCGATGGCCAACCCATCACCTTGGCCCCCGACGATGTGGAAATCCGCACCGACGACCTGCCCGGCTGGCTCGTGGCCACCGACGGCCCCCTCACCGTGGCCCTCGATGTGACCCTGACCGACGAGCTGCGCCAGGAAGGCCTCGCTCGCGAGCTGGTGAACCGCCTCCAGAACCTGCGCAAAGACTCGGGCCTGGAAGTGCAGGACAAAATCCGCGTCACGCTGGCCGACCAGCAGCCCGAGCTCACGGCCGCCGTGGCCGCGTTCGGCGACTACATCCGCACCGAAACGCAGGCCCTCGCCCTCACTTTCGCGGCCGATGTGAACGGCGGTTCCGTACTCGAATTTGATGACTACTCAGTGCCGGTTCGGTTGGAGGTCGCAACTGGCTGA
- a CDS encoding lipoprotein signal peptidase: protein MHPTLTTRQQNAAKFFLLALFVIALDQLSKWAVHTYMQPGMAGEIRLMGDWAKLHYTLNPGMAFGAELPAPYGKLVLSGFRLLAVFGLSYYIIRLCKQRAASGYIACMALILGGAVGNLIDSVFYGIIYDNAPFGSPTRWFYGQVIDMLYVDIYEGFLPQNWPLIGGKYVSLWPIFNIADSAIFIGVALILLNQSRFFKQEESAVATEKHSEPLVAPDSENLG from the coding sequence ATGCATCCAACGCTCACCACTCGCCAGCAAAACGCGGCTAAATTTTTCCTGCTGGCGCTGTTCGTCATTGCCCTCGACCAACTCTCGAAGTGGGCCGTGCACACCTATATGCAGCCCGGCATGGCGGGCGAAATCCGCCTGATGGGCGATTGGGCCAAGCTGCACTACACGCTGAACCCCGGCATGGCCTTTGGCGCCGAGCTGCCCGCGCCATATGGCAAGCTGGTGCTCAGCGGGTTCCGCTTGCTGGCCGTGTTTGGCCTGAGCTACTACATTATCCGCCTCTGCAAGCAGCGCGCCGCCAGCGGCTACATCGCCTGCATGGCCCTCATCCTCGGCGGCGCCGTCGGCAACCTGATTGACTCGGTTTTCTACGGCATCATCTACGACAACGCCCCGTTTGGCTCGCCCACGCGCTGGTTCTACGGCCAGGTCATCGACATGCTCTACGTCGACATCTACGAAGGCTTCCTGCCCCAAAACTGGCCGCTGATAGGAGGGAAGTACGTCTCGCTCTGGCCCATCTTCAACATCGCCGATTCCGCCATTTTCATCGGGGTGGCGTTGATTCTGCTTAATCAGAGCCGTTTTTTCAAGCAGGAAGAATCTGCTGTTGCAACTGAGAAGCACAGCGAGCCTCTAGTAGCTCCTGACTCGGAGAATCTGGGGTAG
- a CDS encoding lipoprotein signal peptidase has product MHPTLTTRQHSAAKFFLLALFIIAIDQLSKYLVHTYMQLGSAGEIPIFGQWAKLTYTLNPGMAFGAELPAPYGKLVLTGFRMLAVGGLIYYIIRLCRQRVAAGYIACMALILGGAVGNLIDSIFYGIIYNNAPVGSPTRWFYGQVIDMIFVPLYVGYFPKYWPLIGGSYSNGFPIFNIADSSIFIGVALILLNQSRFFNESQPTAAPNEPQPLVAADAEKLA; this is encoded by the coding sequence ATGCACCCAACGCTCACCACCCGCCAGCATTCCGCGGCTAAATTCTTCCTGCTGGCTCTGTTCATCATTGCCATCGACCAGCTGTCGAAGTATTTGGTGCACACTTACATGCAGCTCGGTTCGGCCGGCGAAATCCCGATTTTCGGTCAGTGGGCCAAGCTCACCTATACGCTGAACCCCGGCATGGCCTTCGGGGCCGAGCTGCCCGCGCCCTACGGCAAGCTGGTGCTCACCGGCTTCCGCATGCTGGCCGTGGGCGGGCTGATTTACTACATTATCCGTCTCTGCCGCCAGCGCGTGGCGGCCGGCTACATCGCCTGCATGGCCCTCATCCTCGGCGGCGCCGTGGGCAACCTGATTGACTCGATTTTCTACGGAATTATCTACAATAACGCCCCTGTAGGCTCGCCTACGCGCTGGTTCTACGGCCAGGTCATCGACATGATTTTCGTGCCGCTGTACGTGGGTTATTTCCCCAAATACTGGCCCCTCATTGGCGGCTCGTACAGCAACGGCTTCCCCATCTTCAACATCGCCGATTCGTCCATCTTCATCGGCGTCGCCTTGATTCTGCTCAACCAGAGCCGCTTTTTCAACGAATCGCAGCCCACCGCCGCTCCCAACGAGCCCCAGCCCCTAGTCGCTGCCGATGCTGAGAAGCTGGCGTAG